Within the Vanacampus margaritifer isolate UIUO_Vmar chromosome 8, RoL_Vmar_1.0, whole genome shotgun sequence genome, the region TCTTGTACGTTTGCTGGCAACAGGTTGCTCTTTTGCTGACTCGGAGAGCTCAATTTGGACCGCTCGCTCTTCTTTTGTGATGAACAAGTCCGGTTTTGGTACTGGGACTTGAGCCACGTCTGCCACGGGCACAACTTGAAAGTCATCAGCTACAATTTTCCAAACCAAATGGCCGAATGTGGGccgttctttttttcttttcttttttggacctGCGTTTTGTTGATGTAGCTATGCTAAGCAGGTGTAATGAGGGGGGAACCCGACACCGACCGCAGGCCAAACCATCAGAGGCTCTCTTCTGATTTCAGAGACGCCCaagatgtcatgtttggatGAAGGCAAAGCAGCAAGAGTCCGGTCGGCTCCGTTCAACGTTTGCGGCCGAGCCCAGCAAGTCGATGAGCGGTCGTCGGCTTTTGCGGCGAACTCACCTGGCCACGGCGAAACGGTGGCTTTGCCGATGAGGTCGGAGGCTCGCGACTTGCAGTAGTCGGACTGCAGCAGCGCGTTGAAGAGCGTGGACTTGCCGGCGTTGGCGCTTCCCACCAGGTAGACGTCGCCTTTGTACTTCCAGGCCCTCTGCAGGCTGGAGATGAGCGCCTCCACGCCGTAGCCGGTCTTGGCGCTGATCAGGTGGACGTCGCTCACCTGAGAGCCGAAGCCGGCGTCCTGGCACAAGCGGCCCAGCTGCCGTCGGATGCGTTGCAGGTAATTGGGTGCGTCCGCGGGAAGGAGGTCGATCTTGTTTCCCAGGACCACCACGGCTTTGTTGGCGCCCACCAAGTCCGGAAGGTCCGGGACAAGCGAGTCGGGGATGTCCAGGAGGTCCACGATGAGAAGCACCAGCGCCCTCTGGGGGCGGATCTCCCGCAGCAAATCGCGGAACTCGTCCTTGGACACTTGCACGTCCAGGGCCTTTTGATGGTGGCGCAGCAAATGGCAGCGCTGGCAGGTGGCGCCGCTGAGACGCCGGTCCCGCAGCAGGGCCTTGTATTTCTCGCTGGGCAGGTAGCCCGGGACGGCCACGTCAGCGCAGTGCAGGATGGCGCCGCAGCCCGAGCAGCGGGTATCGCTCGCGGGTTCCTCACAGTCGGGCGTGCCGTAGATCTTGTGCTGGGCCTTCCGCGCCGCCTTCTTTTTCTTGTCGGAGGCCACCATGCTGGGGCACAGCGGGAAGTCCACGTCGTGGAACTGAATGAGGGATTCCGCCTCGAGGTCCGGTCCGCcggcgtcgtcgtcgtcctTCAAGCCGCGCCGCGCCAACCTGCTGCCGGCAGTCGGCTGAGCAGAAGTCAGCGCCGGCGCGGGAGGAGGCCAGTTTGGCGGCGGACCCGCATCCGGCATGGTCTCTTCCGTCTCGGGATCTGAAAGGACACCAGACCGCTTCAAGGCGCAGCTCATGCAGGAAAAACGGGATGCAAGTTCCACAACTAGGTGGCGCTCCACATCACAAAAAGGAACTTTGGGGAGGACAAACGATACCTTCACATTTCTCatcttcattttgttttcttaccTTTACTTCCTCCGGAGAGCGGAATTGTTAGTATAGGTCAGTTTGGGACATTTTTAATGACGGGTGCATTTTCTTGGTTTGTGAAGCCTGCTTGTTCCGAAACAGGAAAGCTCGTGAGCTTGCTTCAAACAAGACAAGACTTGATTTGGacatttcatttgcatttcaagTCCGTGTTCTCGCCCTGATTACGTTTTGCCGTTCGGCGCTTGCCTGACGACATGGCGAGGCAAGCGCGACTCGTGTGCCGTACAGCTTTCGGAAAAGCAGCCAAGATGAAATCGAGGCATTTCCACCAAAGAAAGACATTAACTTGCAGAAACGCAGTCTGCGAGTTAATGTTTGGAAAAAGAACTGATTGCATTTTCTTAGGTTTACAAAAAGGTTTCTCCACATTTAGACTTTGTTACTTCATTCGTTTTTGTTAAGTGACTTtatgttgtgttgtttttgtcaactTCAAATTGCGACCCCCAAGAGAACTTCATCGGGGTCTTTCGAAAGACAACGAAGGAGAAAAAAACGCTTCTTTGAGGGTCGTCGACTCGATTGTCGCCAGTTTGATGACGACTGAACAACACAGACAAGAAAGCCCAAATcgacaggtaaaaaaaaagaaaagaaataaagcGACACACTCAGGGCCAATCTTCTAACCTTGATGCCACCTTTTCTTAACCTTTGTCAGATGACGTCACGGGGGTCAAGCAAAGGTGAAAAGGTTCAATTCCTTTCGAAGACAGGAAAGGACAGCACACTTTCACACAAATTCGACTTTTCCTAACTAACGTCATCGTGCGATGGCGAGTGTTACTGACGGAAGTCTCTGCAAAATATtcataatgaaatgaaaaagagaaagatAGTAATTGCTGTTTTTGGGACGGCTCTAtgatgtttttcatttattattattttggaatTGGCCATTCTCTATCAAACAATGTCAAGTGTTCATAATCCCGTTCGTGTGGAAGCATGCCTTCCCTTTTACTTTCAACTGGTATTTTTCGGTTGCATTCATGATCCATTTGTGACCCAAAAGTTTTATTACTACTTTTATTAAaggtgtctttttcttttttcttttttaagacatgaATCTGCCCTAAAGAGTTATGGGTAACATCCTTTGCTACAGGCTGGTCAGAAGTGCTTTGCTAAaggttattttgtattaaaaaaaaagaaaagaggaaaaaaaccaCGTTATTTTGGACATGTCCTCCAAGTACTTCCGGGTCATCTGACTCGGCTAGAATAGGCGATTTTCGaagcaaaaaaacagaaaatcagGCGTGCGCAGTGCTGACCTGTGACCTCCTCGAACCAGAAGCGTTCTTCCCGCTCGGGATCCACTGTGCAGGTCCGTTCGAGTCCGCGCGGGAGCTTGCCGGCTGTGCAGGTCCGTTCGAGTCCGCGCGGGAGTTTGCCGGCTGTGCAGTCGCTCGAGGCGCGTCCTGACGCGGCTTTCGAACCCGAAAGTGACCCGCTCCATCGAGTCGAGCGCCGGAGTCCGAGACGCAGCGTCGCCGCCACGCGCGCCGCATTCAACATGTCTCCGCCGTCTTGACCTTAGTGTGACGTCACTGCCTTTCACTGCGCGGAAGTGACGTCACTGAGCGATGCAGTCTTGATGGGGAAAATAATAAAACGAGTCAATCCGCCGCAAAATTCATCCCAGCTGCTTCTTGCTTTGGGAACATGACTAGTGCCCACATACAATTTTATATGAtaaacattattattgttttagcaTAATTCTACATTCATGCATCCAAATTTATCCATAAGAAATTGAGGGGTTTTTTTTGCATatgaaaaaagttattttctttattatttacttGTGCCAATCAAAAAGCTATCAAAACATTTACTGCAAACTTGTCTGACctgatactgtattttatttaaaaaattttttttaaatatttggtcttcatttttatttcgttGCTTTACCCTTTGTAACCTCCTTGGCgtgttttgtgaatttgttGATGTTGTATACAAtatcaacattcaaattgttcCACGTTTTCTATACGCTTCCTTGTTTTAATAAGGTTGAATGAaaaaattatacagtatatatatatatatttttttgtattccggtttcctcccacattccaaaaaacatgcatggcaggttaattgaacactccaaattgtccatgggtgtgattgtgagtatggttgttcgtctctgtgtgccctgcgattggctggcaaccagttgagggtgtgccccgcctactgcccgaagccagctgggataggctccagcgcccttgtgaggacaagcagttaagaaaatggatggatggatggatgaatatatattagagagacagagagagcgagagaaagaaagaaaaaaaaacccaaaacaaatgTAACACATTGTTTgccaatgtgtatttttatttacgtGAATTGACTTGTTGTGTGAATGTTTACTTTTGGAATTATATTTTCGTTTTACATGCTCAAGTGTTTTGTGTACTGCGCATGCCATGAgcgcaaaagagagagaggtgtAATCGAGCGAGCGAGCCTCATTCGAGAAGAGAGTTGAATAAAAGGCGACGAGCATGAAATGGTGTCGTGTCTTGTTAATTTAGCAGGGAAGACGCCAGAAGACATCAGAAGCTCCAAACTATTTGTAATCCGCCTTTTTGCAGCCTCGggaaacagcaacaacaacatctTAGAGTtacgcaaacaaaacaaaaaacagagcgAAACGAAACACGTGACCAGCGGCACGCTACGTGATGACGTCATCAACGCGCCATCACCGCTTTGTGGAAGTATCACTTTGCTAAACTCTGATGACCAAACAAGAGCAatccaaaatgtccaaatctgtTCAACTGAAATGATGGCACGTGCCGTCCCGATCATCACATCATGATACACAACAACACGTTCGCAACACTTCCTGTCAACAACATTCGACCTCCAAGCAAAACTATTCGGCAGACTAGAGTGAGCCCTCTGTCCGAATGCTGGAGGATCTTTGGACGTGAGCTCTCTTCAACTTTTCTTCATCAACTTTTTCTTGCCctctttttgttctttctttttggaaaaatgaCCCGCTTGTCACGCTGCGCGCGCCTGCTGGCCCGCTTCCGCCTCTCGCCGGACGTTCACGTGAGTCCACCGAACCCGACCGGATCCGAACAGGTCAAAGGTTCAACTtgacactttatttatttatttgacacaaATACAATTTACAAAATTCTAGTTGGCAGataacatttgtgtttgtaCATCAGTTATCACAACTATaaccataaaaaaagaaaactaaagaaaaagaaCAGCAAGTCATCTTTTCCACACGCCAATTCCATTTTCTGTCCCACGTTTCAAAACATAAGTTGTTTGAGAACTCTTCACGTAACTTGTGATCGTCGAGGTTGACAAGGAAACAAAATGTGACTGCAATTCCATTTGAAACAAAAGCAAGGCATGGCTTTCTATCATCTATCAATGTGCTATTTCGCCCTAATTGTTATAAAATGGCAAAGTCTTGGATTGGCAATTTATGTTATACCATAAAGAATTTGGTCCAATTGTGGTACTTTATGCACTCTAGGTTGCATCCGTAATGTTACGTGCTTCCAAAATTCCTTTGTTGTACTACAAGAGAAAAATCAATAACCCAAAGCGCTTTTTCAACATCGCTGCTGCCGGCTAACGCGACACTTTTTGGACGAGGCGATTCGGGGACTTTTGTCCGCTCGCAACGTCACGTGACACGCGTTGGGACACATTTCATGAAAtggacgcacacacaaacacacgcgcagTTGATCTTTGGACAGGCTGGAgtgaaatgtgaaatgtttggagTTGAAAATTAACCAAGTCAGCTCGTTTTCCAACTGCAAGTAACGGACGACAACATTTGGattgttttccttttcaagcaCCAAACACAAACTATGACCaatatgatgatgtcatcacatgATATGATCAAAATGCCATTTGTCAACGACACATCAACACACACGCGTGTGCGTATacctgaatgtgtgtgcgtgtgtgtgtgtggtcagcGCTCAGCAGGCCTCTCAACGGGAGCCCGAGAAGGAGGCGGAGCCTTGTACGAGTTCCGCACCTACCAAATCCGTCCAGACCGGAGCTCCGCCTTCCTGAAGCTAACTCATGAGAAGATTCACCTCAGGACCGCCCACTCAGAGCTCATTGGCTACTGGAGCGTCGAGTACGGCGCCCTTAATCAAGTGTTCCATATTTGGAAGTACGGTGAGGAGTCCGTCTGTCGCAAGTCGGTGGCGGGGGGGTCCCGGGGGGGTCCCGCCCCGCCGTGAATAAGCCCCGCCCCTTACTTTACCCCGCAGACTCCTTCAGCCATCGCGCGGCGGTGCGCGCGGCGCTCGCTCAGGACGAGCGCTGGATCGGCGAGTACGTGAGCCAGGCCATCCCCATGCTGACGTGTCAAGACAACCACGTCGCCGCCCTGCTGCCCTGGAGCCGCATCACTGCGCCGCCGCACGCCGGAGGTCGGCCACGTCGCGTTACGCCCAGCCTCACCTCACCACATCACGTCGCGCCACGTCACGCCACGTCACATcacgccacgccacgccacgccacATCACATCACGTCACATCAcaccacgtcacgtcacgccacGTCACGCCACGTCACATcacgccacgccacgccacgccacATCACGTCACGCCACGTCACATCATgccacgccacgccacgccacgccacATCACGTTACGTCACAtcacgccacgtcacgtcacgtcacgtcacgtcacgtcacgtcacgtcacgccacgccacgccacgccacgccacgccacgccacgtcacgtcacgtcacgccacgtcacgtcacgtcacgtcacgtcacgtcacgtcacgccgCGCCACGTCACGTCTGCTTTAACGCGTGGTGCCCTCATGCCTGAGCTCATTTGGTCAACACGCAGGGCCTGATTTTGGCGCCCAGCTTCAGTCTGGCGCAAAGCGCCGTGCCACGCTACACGGGTGCCCTTTTGCTTCTTTTCATATTTTCCCTCACTTTGACAAGTGGCCGTTTGTGCCATTGTGGGATGGAACGCAGatggccaatcgaagcggctccacCTCATTCACCTTAAAACCCGGCCAGCGGAATCCCAAACATGCTCGTCTCGACTTGCCGTGCAGGAAATGGAGGATTTGCCCGATTTTCCGGCCAGCGCACGGGCGGGAATCCCGTGAGGTCAAATATGTCTTCAACTAATTCAGCAAAGAACGTCACGCGTGTCTTTGATTTTGGTTTTCCAGGTGTTTTTGAACTGGCCTCCTTCAGGACGCGGGTGGGCGGCGCCGCACTTTGGGGGGCGTGTCTCCAGGACGCCTCCCGTGATGCATGCGGGCGCACTCACCTGGTGGCCGCGTTCAAGGGCAACATCGGCCAGCCGGACACAGGTGAGTGCAACGTGCGTGCACGTTTGCTTGCACGCAGGTGACGCGCTCGCCCTTGCCAGTTTACGCCCTGCGGTGGTTCAAGAGTGCCGACGAGCGCCATCAAGCGCAAAGCGAGACGGCAGGTGAGAGCCCGCCCGGCaggcgatgacatcatcacggCATGACATGTGACGTGACGACGTGTCCTTCAGCGCTCGGCGGGTTCGGCCTGCTGGAGTCCCGCAAGACCAAAGTCATGTTCTCCTGTTCCTTCTCGCCGCTCAAGTGATTTCATGACGGCTTGTCAAAATGGAGACGTCCATGGGACCGGCGTCCGATCCTGCGGCGGTGGGCGGGGCTTGTCCGCCCAAAatccttttctttttgttggcTTCCAAATAAAATTGTGGGACAAAGTTTGCGTATGCATCGTCTGCCATTCCAGCACGTCAACAAGACGGGAAACTTTTCATGATGTCTGCAGTTGACATCCGCCATGAGCACgtcttttcaaaataagagttttAATCCTGGAACAAGAATTGG harbors:
- the nipsnap3a gene encoding protein NipSnap homolog 3A isoform X2, which produces MIHNNTFATLPVNNIRPPSKTIRQTRVSPLSECWRIFGRELSSTFLHQLFLALFLFFLFGKMTRLSRCARLLARFRLSPDVHRSAGLSTGAREGGGALYEFRTYQIRPDRSSAFLKLTHEKIHLRTAHSELIGYWSVEYGALNQVFHIWKYDSFSHRAAVRAALAQDERWIGEYVSQAIPMLTCQDNHVAALLPWSRITAPPHAGGVFELASFRTRVGGAALWGACLQDASRDACGRTHLVAAFKGNIGQPDTVYALRWFKSADERHQAQSETAALGGFGLLESRKTKVMFSCSFSPLK
- the nipsnap3a gene encoding protein NipSnap homolog 3A isoform X1: MIHNNTFATLPVNNIRPPSKTIRQTRVSPLSECWRIFGRELSSTFLHQLFLALFLFFLFGKMTRLSRCARLLARFRLSPDVHRSAGLSTGAREGGGALYEFRTYQIRPDRSSAFLKLTHEKIHLRTAHSELIGYWSVEYGALNQVFHIWKYDSFSHRAAVRAALAQDERWIGEYVSQAIPMLTCQDNHVAALLPWSRITAPPHAGGRPRRVTPSLTSPHHVAPRHATSHHATPRHATSHHVTSHHVTSRHVTPRHITPRHATPHHVTPRHIMPRHATPRHITLRHITPRHVTSRHVTSRHVTPRHATPRHATPRHVTSRHVTSRHVTSRHVTPRHVTSALTRGALMPELIWSTRRA
- the noa1 gene encoding nitric oxide-associated protein 1, with the translated sequence MLNAARVAATLRLGLRRSTRWSGSLSGSKAASGRASSDCTAGKLPRGLERTCTAGKLPRGLERTCTVDPEREERFWFEEVTDPETEETMPDAGPPPNWPPPAPALTSAQPTAGSRLARRGLKDDDDAGGPDLEAESLIQFHDVDFPLCPSMVASDKKKKAARKAQHKIYGTPDCEEPASDTRCSGCGAILHCADVAVPGYLPSEKYKALLRDRRLSGATCQRCHLLRHHQKALDVQVSKDEFRDLLREIRPQRALVLLIVDLLDIPDSLVPDLPDLVGANKAVVVLGNKIDLLPADAPNYLQRIRRQLGRLCQDAGFGSQVSDVHLISAKTGYGVEALISSLQRAWKYKGDVYLVGSANAGKSTLFNALLQSDYCKSRASDLIGKATVSPWPGTTLNLLKFPIINPTPYRMFRRHRRLEECRRQTDDDLPPDELKKLQDLRRQGYLVGHVGRTFLPKVDRGTVSFHPDALAFGENDDDGETASTGKEDHQAGELTYNELKDAHWLFDTPGITKEHDILHLLHQQEVRAVVPTRAIVPRTFVLKAGMSLFVGALARIDFLEGEKSCWFSVMASARVPLHVSSVEKADAIYQKHAGGELLGVPAGGAARMKDFPAFVPQDLRLQGRGPLEAAADIKLSTAGWVAVTALEGQLPLLRLHGPPSAAFGLRTPPLLPHLVSLKGARVPKSSAYKAPTPALLLDVAPRRQKKKIRT